Sequence from the Kribbella aluminosa genome:
GCAGATGCTGGCCACCCTGGAAGCGGGGTGCACGGCGCCGGTCGGGGCGCTCGCCGAGGTGGTCGAGGGTGAAGACGGCCCGGAGCTGTGGCTGCGGGGCGCGCTCGGCCAGGAGGACGGCGTACGGCGGCTCTCCGCGAACGGGCCGGTGGACGACCCGGTAGCGCTCGGCAGGGCGCTGGCGAACGAGTTGCTGGAGCGAACATGACACCGGCACAGGGCACGAGCACAGCCCACCAGAAGGCCCAGAAGACGGCGCCGACGACGGCGCCGAAGACGGCCCACAGGACGAGCACGAAAACGACGAGGGCGAAGGCAGACGTGAGCGCGAAGACAGCCGCTACCGCGGCACCGCAGAAGGCCGCGACCAGTACCGTCAAGCAGACCAAACCGCTCGGCCATGTCACGTTCGTCGGGGTCGGTCCTGGTGACCCGGCGCTGCTGACGCTGGCCGGCCGGGACGTCCTCGCAGGCGCTGACGCGGTGGTTGTCGAAGGCCCCGAACACGACGCGTTCCTGAGCTACTGCAAGGCGGGCGTCGAGGTCGTGGACGGCTCCGGCGCCGAGGGCAGCCGGGCGCTCCGGGTGGCTGCCCGCGCGCGCCTGGTGGTGAAGACCGCGAAGACCGCGGCGAACGTGGTGCGGCTGCTGAGCGGCGACCCGTTCACCTTCTCCAGCGGCGCCGAGGAGGCAGTCGCCTGCAAGAAGGCCGGCATCGCGTTCAACGTGGTCCCGGGGGTCAGCGAGCTGAGCGCGGTCCCGACGTACGCCGGGATCCCGCTGACGATGAAGGGCGACCGTGAGGTCACCGTCGTCGACCTCGCCGAGAACAAGCTCGACCTGACCCGCCTGCAGCCGAAGCAGACGCTGGTCCTGCTGAACGCGACCGAGGTGCTGAAGGAGACCGTCGCCGCGCTGCTCGAGGCCGGCTTCGACACCGGCACTCCGGTCGCCGCGACGGTCGGCGGTACGACGACCTCGCAGACCAGCGTGGTCGGGACGCTGGAGACGATCGTCACCGACCTGCGGACCTCGAAGGTCGTCGGCGAGGCCGTGATCGTGGTCGGCACCGTGGTCGAGCAGCGCGAGTCGCTGTCCTGGTTCGAGACCAAGCCGCTGTTCGGCTGGCGGATCCTGGTCCCGCGGACCAAGGACCAGGCCGGGCCGCTGATGGACCGGCTCCGGCGGTACGGCGCGATGCCGGAAGAGGTCCCGACGATCTCCGTCGAGCCGCCGCGGAACCCGCAGCAGATGGACAAGGCGATCCGCGGCCTGGTCGAGGGGCGCTACGAATGGGTCGCGTTCACCTCGGTGAACGCGGTGAAGGCGGTCCGGGAGAAGTTCGACGAGTACGGCCTGGACGCGCGGGCGTTCTCCGGGCTGAAGATCGCGGCGGTCGGCGACAAGACCGCCGAGGCGATCGCGGCCTGGGGCATCCGCCCGGACCTGGTGCCGTCCGGCGAGCAGTCCGCCGCCGGGCTGGTCGAGGACTGGCCGCCGTACGACGCGCTGCTGGACCCGATCAACCGGGTCTTCCTGCCGCGCGCCGACATCGCCACCGAGACCCTGGTCGCGGGCCTCACCGATCTCGGCTGGGAGGTCGACGACGTGACGGCGTACCGGACCGTCCGGGCCGCCCCGCCGCCCGCGCCGACCCGCGAGGCGATCAAGTCCGGCAAGTTCGACGCGGTGGTGTTCACCTCGTCGTCCACGGTCCGGAACCTGGTCGGCATCGCCGGCAAGCCGCACGCGTCGACGGTGATCGCGGTGATCGGCCCGGCCACGCTGAAAACCGCCGAGGAGCACGGCCTGCGGGTCGACGCGATGGCCGAGACGCCGTCCGTCGAGGAGCTGGCCGACGCCCTGGCCCGGTTCGGTGCGGACCGCCGTGACACGATGGTGGAGGCCGGGGAGCCGGTCACCCGTCCGTCCGAGCGGCGCTCGGGTTCTCGCCGCAAAAGCTGATGGAGAGCTGATCTAGGTGCCTGGATTCCCGGAGATTCGGCCGCGGCGGCTTCGGTCGTCGGCGGCGGTGCGTCGACTGGTCGCGGAGACCGTCATCGAGCCGCGGCAGTTGATCCTGCCCATGTTCGTCCGGGAAGACGCCCGCGAGCCGATCCCGATCAGGTCGATGCCGGGCGTCGTCCAGCACACCCGGGACACCGCCCGGAAGGCGGTCGCGGAGGCGGCGCAGCTCGGGCTGGGCGGCGTGATGCTGTTCGGCGTACCGTCGTCGAAGGATCCGGAGGGGTCCGGTGCGCTGGATCCATCAGGAATCTTGAACGTGGCGATCGCCGACGCGGTGTCCGAGGCCGGCGACTCGCTGCTGGTGATGTCGGACCTCTGCCTGGACGAGTTCACGTCCCACGGGCACTGCGGCGTACTCGACGCTGCCGGCCGGGTGGACAACGACGCGACGTTGAAGATCTACGCGGAGATGGGCGTCGCGCAGGCTACGGCCGGTGCGCACGTCGTCGGCCCGTCCGGGATGATGGACGGCCAGGTCGGCGTCGTACGCGCCGCGCTGGACAAGGCCGGGTTCGTCGACACGGTGATCCTCGCGTACGCCGTGAAGTACGCGTCGGCCTTCTTCGGCCCGTTCCGCGAGGCCGTCGACTCGTCGCTGACCGGCGACCGGAAGACGTACCAGCAGGACAACGCGAACTCCCGGGACGCGATCCGCGAGGTCGACCTCGACATCGCCGAAGGCGCCGACATCGTGATGGTGAAGCCCGCGCTCGCGTACCTCGACATCATCCGCCAGGTCCGCGACCACGTGAACGTCCCGGTCGCGGCGTACAACATCTCCGGCGAGTACGCGATGGTGGAGGCGGCCGCCGCCAACGGCTGGATCGACCGCGAAGCCGCCATCCTCGAAACCCTCACGGCCATCCGC
This genomic interval carries:
- the hemB gene encoding porphobilinogen synthase, translating into MPGFPEIRPRRLRSSAAVRRLVAETVIEPRQLILPMFVREDAREPIPIRSMPGVVQHTRDTARKAVAEAAQLGLGGVMLFGVPSSKDPEGSGALDPSGILNVAIADAVSEAGDSLLVMSDLCLDEFTSHGHCGVLDAAGRVDNDATLKIYAEMGVAQATAGAHVVGPSGMMDGQVGVVRAALDKAGFVDTVILAYAVKYASAFFGPFREAVDSSLTGDRKTYQQDNANSRDAIREVDLDIAEGADIVMVKPALAYLDIIRQVRDHVNVPVAAYNISGEYAMVEAAAANGWIDREAAILETLTAIRRAGADTILTYWAAEAVHLLNRR
- a CDS encoding uroporphyrinogen-III synthase, coding for MTPAQGTSTAHQKAQKTAPTTAPKTAHRTSTKTTRAKADVSAKTAATAAPQKAATSTVKQTKPLGHVTFVGVGPGDPALLTLAGRDVLAGADAVVVEGPEHDAFLSYCKAGVEVVDGSGAEGSRALRVAARARLVVKTAKTAANVVRLLSGDPFTFSSGAEEAVACKKAGIAFNVVPGVSELSAVPTYAGIPLTMKGDREVTVVDLAENKLDLTRLQPKQTLVLLNATEVLKETVAALLEAGFDTGTPVAATVGGTTTSQTSVVGTLETIVTDLRTSKVVGEAVIVVGTVVEQRESLSWFETKPLFGWRILVPRTKDQAGPLMDRLRRYGAMPEEVPTISVEPPRNPQQMDKAIRGLVEGRYEWVAFTSVNAVKAVREKFDEYGLDARAFSGLKIAAVGDKTAEAIAAWGIRPDLVPSGEQSAAGLVEDWPPYDALLDPINRVFLPRADIATETLVAGLTDLGWEVDDVTAYRTVRAAPPPAPTREAIKSGKFDAVVFTSSSTVRNLVGIAGKPHASTVIAVIGPATLKTAEEHGLRVDAMAETPSVEELADALARFGADRRDTMVEAGEPVTRPSERRSGSRRKS